TGGTGAAAGCTTTCAACGTCGTGTCGGCATGGACGCTGAGCTCAGGGCTGTCCGGGGGGTCAAAGGAGGTCAGAAGatattttgatttcattttcttgatACACATTCCATATGATGAGTCCATAAGGCGACTTAAGACATTGGACATAGGAGACTTTGTTAAAATCACGTATCTAAAGTGGTTTGCCGTGGTTAGCCGTAGAAGACGtagtctggtatccaaacctCATTTGATTATAGCTGCCAAGTTACTTCGTCCTCTCACACAAGAGACTCGGCATCTAAATATGTTTGAAAACCAGGCTATAGATGACGACCAGCACTTCCTGCACAttttctgaagaaaacaaataaagaaaaaacaacgTGAACAGTATATAAGGACGATTAAACCTCTTGGGCACGGAACTCAACTTCCTTGAAATAATAgatatttgctttttttgtcagGTCTTTGTGAGCAGTGATGACCATGAGGCTCGCCAGACCGTCATGCAACTGGCCAAAGAGATGGGTTTCGCCCCGGTGGATTATGGGAGCTTGCTGGCCTCGCGCGAGATCGAGGCTATCCCTCTCCGCCTGCTTCCATCCTGGCACTTGGCTCTCAAGATGTCGTTTGGAGCGTTCGTCTTTCTCCTGCTCTACACTCTGTACCGGGGAATTGTGTTTAAAGCAATCGATGGCCAGCCTGACATCCCCTTTCAGCATATCCCTGTGCACTACTGTAATCGTGCTCTAGCCGGGACGGCCATCACCATCCTGTCCTTTGTTTACTTCCCTGGCGTCCTCGCCTCTTTCGTCCAACTGTACAACGGCACGAAGTACAGGCGCTTCCCCGGCTGGCTGGACAAGTGGCTGTTGGCTCGCAAACAGCTCGGTCTGCTGTGCTTGTTTGTCGCCTCTATCCACGCCTGCCTCTCGCTGCTGGAGTTCAGCCCGGCCTACTACGGGCGACATTTCGACAAGACCACGGTGACTGCAGATGGGGGTGTCGTCTTCGGTCAGATGCGGTGGAGCGGAGAGACTTTCCTCCTCTTTGGTGCGCTCGCTTTCTTCCTGATGGTCGTTCTCGGTGTTTCCTCCATCCCCTCCGTTACCAACGCCATGAACTGGCGCGAGTTTACATTTGTTCAGGGCAAGCTCGGCTGGGTTGTCCTGCTTCTTGCCACCacccacatggtgatctacggCGTGGACATCTTCGTCTCACCGTTTCTATTTGTCTCTTACACCATAGCCGGATTCCAGATCACCCTGATCCTGCCCGCCATCTTGATTCTGTTGAAGGTCGTGACCTTGCTGCCCTGTGTCAGTTCTCGCGTGAACAGGATCCGGCGGGGGTGGGAGAGAAAAGTACCCGGTCGGGAAGAGACGCCTAACGATGGTTGCCAGGGTGATGAAATGACGTCATTGTAACTATGGTTACCCAAACGACGCCATTTCAACTTTTGATCAAACTGGATGTGTCCTCGGTAGTAATCAGTTTACTAGTATACAGTGTGTAAGTTCTATCGAATCGGATATTTCTGTAGCTTTTGTAACTTTAAAATCACTCTTCATGAGCCTAACATTATAGCAAGCAAGGTTGAAGGAAATAGAGAGAAACCATCCACAGTGCGAGCATGAAAAGAATACAGAATCATGTGAAATCTTTTGTAGTAgtgtttaaaaacaaaaaggaaTGAATACATTCCATTCAGTGCCCTActataaacatatatacatggTGATCATAACCAGATGTTGTTAATAAATACAATAGTCTATTAACAACAATCGCTCTGATTCTTTGTTTAATGAAATCAAATCTCTCTACATACTTTATACAGAACACGGTGACACGAGtacatacgaggggcattcaataagtaatgtccctgacccacttccagttgtttgatctagatgaaattttgcatgtgtaatgagtcatatctctatgggttatgttgcaaaaaaacagctctgaactaattgtggttactgatttactggtgtttgaactgagtcaggtgtgaaatggaccaggtgtgaaatggagcaagttgagtgtcgcgcagtgatccggtttttgtatttgaaaggacgcacaccaaaggggacttttgatgaaatgaaaaaaaacttatggtgatgatgccccatcatatgaccttgtaaaacgctggcatcctgaattcaaacaaggtcggaagtctgtggaaacagctcccagacctggtcgtccctcttctgccattgatgaggcatctgtcggaggaccaacctgggatgtcctacaagaacggtgtccagagctacatcaaatgatgggagaaatgcaaaactctgggtggttcctatgaagagaaagactaataactgtgccaagtttcattaatctcctgctatgggaaatgggtcagggacattacttattgaatgcccctcgtacacaGGTGGTGCATTCTCCAATATTTGTATCCATCCCTTTATGTATCAATTGATGAAGTATTGTAACTGATCATGATGATGGTTATGATTGTGTTTTCTCTGCAAAATATGGCATTTAACATTATTGTTATACATTTCTCATAAGTCTTAAAAAGGTTCATAATAACGCAAACAATAGGCTTTTTCTTTTACATATTTTTAACACACCGTCTCATTCACATGTTACAACTATTGCATgatctttattttgtacatacttGCAATGAAGATAGACCTTTTCCATGCAAATTTAAACTATTACAACTTTTTACTTGACAGTTACAACAGCtcttgtttattctttattcatttCGCACCTAAAGAAGAAATAATAGATAAATGACAATGAACTATTTAGAGACAGTGCAAAAGAGCTTATACGAAAGCCTTCCTTTACTAACTTTTAACGATATACATCaattaaacaaaagaaataagtatAGATGATAAATAAAGGAAACAATACAATGAAAACACATTACAATGAATGATTAGCCATAACTTAGATAATTATGTATGGATACAAGTAAAAGTTGAAATTTTCTAGTACTAAACAAGGAAGTATAAGGCAAATTAGGAACATGTataaataaatgtaaatgtatacataacgttacatgtttatatataaaatcaCCCTTAGTGTGAGTCTTGAGTGTACCAAAAAAGTGACTTGGCTTTAATGTCTTGTCAATTTGTAGTGATCTATGCATACTTAAAATGAAGGCAAACATTTTGCCTACAAATTTCCACCTGTTTCACAATCACAACAGTTTTTGTCAAATTGACTTTTTTCTCTGTTCTTTACTAATGATTTTACATGGGATAGTCTGGACGCTGCTGTCCTTAAGCCGggtttacaattcatgcggacgccggccgaatttgtcgctcggtcagagctcgccgaatttcaacatcgcccgagcatcggctttactttttatcaaataatctgcaccgtcacaaattggacggggcTCGGTGTTTCCCTCCGGAAAGTTCAGTCATTGTCTTTCCTGctttttttggtgcacaactgaCATCCCACGGAGGTTCAAACCCCAACGGACGAGCTGTTAAAAGTCGCCTGAAGCCCGCGtaatcgcccaaacgccggtcatactccggccgaaaatgcccaaTTGAAGCTCGCTGACAAGTCGGCCGAGctgaattcttgatttgtaaaaggGGCTTAAGGCTTTACAAATATATCGCCATGTGCGTTACTGTTCTTGCTGGAGGCTGTTGTTAGTCTAAGTATTTGAATATCTTCGTTGAAATTCTGATAGCATAGTATGCATTGAGTTTTGTCAGCATTCCTTATATGATAATCCTATACGATTGGTATGAACATTCATTTTGGTTTTATTTATTCGTCATTAATAACGTGTATGTATACGGTAGTGATATACTGTGACTGACGACAGTTTGGGTTATTTTTTATTGggatttcaaataaacaaaaacaaagaaaagttgGGGAACCATCAAGTAAAATGACAGCAGGAATAATTTATAACGAAAATGATTTCAATATAACCATGATAATAATGGTTTAATAAATATGTTTGTAATGGTTTaatgaatatctttttttttctttaaccctcaaaccaccgtagcttttttgtgacgtagattaccgtatggggtcaaaactgaccccaaaacgttttgtacaaatacagtatttttgtgtgaatctttttgtgatttgtatatatgtatagtttcattaatataTATGGGACACTCTGACAtaattaggtgagaatacttttagctcattatcataatttatgcaaaagatcatgaggaccacattttgcacaaacgctattcagaccgggaaggaggtttttgatgcctgtaccagcttcaatgccatatagcgcctgaatggctcatgctagggccaccaaacttggtaactttttagaaaatgttgatagcaaacattttcagtgaacaaagtccgttcatcatttttcatgttgccatggcaacggaattctgacagacatatttattacgaaattttccaattttgtattaaacatttaagttttaaggttttcttggcaaataataGTTGTTTATctcatcttatgaaattcaatgtaaatttcaggactcaatattcattatttatgctaatttgatgacgtcatcagtcaaagtccaagatggcggccgatattacctagatggcgtcataatgtcgtcatataacatgttaatggcacaaaagttgttacaataattttggcttacatgtacatcattctctgaaaattttgtgatcctacgataagtagtttaggtgtgggtcgcaaacgtttgtttaaaaaaatgctggggtcagttttgaccccactggaccatgcataaactttcgaggataacttaattAACAAttagccaatctcggtaaaaacgtataagaagttataggacagatgtacaaacaaactcctggaaggaaatttgtttt
Above is a genomic segment from Branchiostoma floridae strain S238N-H82 chromosome 16, Bfl_VNyyK, whole genome shotgun sequence containing:
- the LOC118403827 gene encoding metalloreductase STEAP4-like; translation: MEKDSKTISGDTEVKTKDGFLLSEVQEGSSKSSRPTLAILGSGDYSRSLAERLVRSGFPVVVGSRDPDRNRRLFPQGAEVTTRHAAVSQADLVFVAVHRENYPDLQADREALADKILIDVSNSTKIRKGESNAEYLAKLFPASTVVKAFNVVSAWTLSSGLSGGSKEVFVSSDDHEARQTVMQLAKEMGFAPVDYGSLLASREIEAIPLRLLPSWHLALKMSFGAFVFLLLYTLYRGIVFKAIDGQPDIPFQHIPVHYCNRALAGTAITILSFVYFPGVLASFVQLYNGTKYRRFPGWLDKWLLARKQLGLLCLFVASIHACLSLLEFSPAYYGRHFDKTTVTADGGVVFGQMRWSGETFLLFGALAFFLMVVLGVSSIPSVTNAMNWREFTFVQGKLGWVVLLLATTHMVIYGVDIFVSPFLFVSYTIAGFQITLILPAILILLKVVTLLPCVSSRVNRIRRGWERKVPGREETPNDGCQGDEMTSL